GAACTACCTTCCTCAGGAACCCTCGGTTTTCCGGAAACTAACAGTAGAGGATAATATAATGGCGATCCTCGAGACTCTGGACTTATCCCGGGAAGAGCGAAGAAGAAGGTTGAAGGAACTACTTGGAGAACTCGATCTTGTTGGTTTGGCAAAAAATTACGCTTATTCACTCTCTGGCGGTGAACGACGAAGGGTAGAGATTACACGAGCTTTGGTGACCGAACCTCGATTCATGCTGCTTGATGAACCTTTTGCGGGTATCGATCCACTCGCGGTGTCTGAAATTCAGCGAATTATAGAAAAATTGAAATCCAGGGGGATTGGTGTTTTGATATCAGATCACAATGTCAGGGAGACCTTGGCTGTTTGTGACCGGGCCTATATAATACACGAGGGAACGGTGCTTGTGGAAGGAGAACCTGACGAGATTGTCCGGTGTGAACGGGCAAAGAAGATCTATTTTGGAGACAATTTCGTTCTTGTGTAGAGGAGAGATGGTTTACGAACTAAAACAAAACCTGAAATTATCCCAGCAGTTGGTAATGACACCTCAACTCCAACAGGCGATAAAGCTGCTTCAGCTTTCCCGTTTGGAGATTGAACAAGTGATTCTTAGGGAGATGGAAGAGAATCCAGTACTGGAAGAAACACCTACAGAAGATGAGATTTCGGAAGAAGCTGGTCTGGTTGATTTGGGAGCTGTAGAAAAGACAGATGTAGTTGTAAGTGAAAAGACAAGAGAGATAACTGGAGAGGGTGATGGTAAGGACGAGTTTGATTGGGAAAGTTATCTCGAAGATTTCGGTCCTGTTGGGGTGGCCTACGAGCGGGAGGAGGAAGAGAGAAAAGCATGGGATAACTTCTTAACAAAAAGCCCATCCATGTTGGACCATCTGATGTGGCAGCTTAGGTTGTCGCCTTTTACTGAGAGGGAGATGCGGATAGGAGCTCAGATAATTGGTAATCTCGATCCAAATGGTTATCTTGTGGTGACTGTCGAGGAAATAGCGCAGCAAGAGGGTGTGGGTGTAGATGAAGTGGAGGAAGTTTTAAGGAAGGTTCAAGGATTTGACCCCCCAGGTATTGCAGCTCGGGATCTTAAGGAGTGTCTTCTGATCCAGGCGGAAGCACTGGGTATTCGTGAGGGGCTTGTGGGAAGAATAATCCAGGAACACCTTAAGGATCTGGAGACAAAAAACTACGCAATTATTGCGAAAAAACTCAAAGTTTCTGTGAAGGCAGTTCTTGAGGCTGTCTCTATCATAAGTAATATGGATCCTAAGCCGGGGCGGATGTTCCAGGAAGAGAGGGTTCAGACGATAATTCCGGATGTTTTTGTTATTAAATCTGGTGATGATTTCAAGATAGTCCTCAATGAGGATGGTTTACCGAGATTGAGGATCAGTAATTACTACCGGGAACTCATGGCCGGTCTCATAGATAACAGTCCGGATGCAGAGAAGGGTAAAAAGTACATAAAGGAAAAAATTCAATCGGCTACATGGTTGATAAAGAGTATCCAGCAGCGGCAGAGAACGATATACCGAGTGGCGGAGAGTATCGTGAAATTCCAAAGGGAGTTTTTTGAAAAGGGGATTCAATATTTAAAACCCCTAGTGTTGAGGGATGTGGCTTCAGATGTGGGAATGCATGAATCAACCATAAGCCGTGTGGTAACTAACAAGTATATGCAAACGCCCTTTGGGGTGTTTGAAATGAAGTATTTTTTCAGTAGTGGTCTTCCTATGAGTGGTGGAGGGCCTGTTGCTTCAAAAAGCGTTATGGAGGAAATACGTCGCATCATAGGTGAAGAAGACCCTGCGAAACCGTTGAGTGACAGTGAAATAGCCCAGACGCTCAAGAAACGGGGTGTTAATATAGCGAGGAGAACAGTTGCTAAATATAGAGAGATGATGAACATTCTCCCATCATCAAAAAGAAAGAGGATTACTTTAAGATAATGTTTGACTTTTATATCGGAGATAAATATAGGCACCTTTCTTCGAGATAGTTTAATGGAGGGTTCAGATGAAAATATCACTTACATTTAAAAACATAGAAAGCGAAGACTGGTTCCGAAAATACGTGGAGGAACGTTTGGGAAAGCTTTCTAAATACCTTGGTGGACCTGTGGATGTTCATGTGGTTCTGTCTGTGGAAAAATTTAGGAATGTGGCAGAGATCAATCTTTCCGATGATGGTTTGATGTTTTTTGCAAAAGAGGAAGCCAAAGAGATGGTGTTGGCCATTGATGAGGCTGTGGAAAAGATAGAGCGTCAGCTCAAAAAACACAGGGAGAAAGTGAGAGGTTATAAGGTTACAAACCGTAATACCCTGGCAGAAGGGCTGTCCTCACCGGATAGAGAAATGGAGGGTGAATCGAGAATTGTGGAGACGCGGCGGATAGTTTTGGAACCTATGTCACATGAGGATGCTATAATGAAGCTGGAAACGTCAAAGAATCGATTCGTGGTGTTCAGAGATGCGTCAACAGAAGCGGTTTGTGTCCTGTACAAACGGGACGACGGACATTATATGATGATACAAACCGTAGGTTAATATCCTCGCGGGGGTATTTATGGAAATCGCGGAGATGTTAGATAGGAAATGCATCCTAGATGATATGAAAGCCGCTACTAAACGGGAAGTTCTTTATGAACTTTCCGAAACTCTTTTGTCAATCGCCCCTGATCTTGACATCGATGAAGTGGTAAACGTGCTTTTGGAGAGAGAGAAATTGGGTAGTACGGGCATCGGTGATGGGATAGCAATCCCTCATGGGAAGTTAAGCAGATTAGACAGAATTCTCCTTGCTTTTGGCCGAAGCAAACAAGGGGTCGACTTCAATGCTATGGATGGGAGACCTGTCCGCCTTTTTTTTCTCCTCCTTGCACCTGAAAACTCTGTAGGTCTGCATCTTAAAGTTCTGGCCAAGCTATCCCGGATGTTGAAGGATGAGAGTTTTAGAAAGGAACTTTTATCGGCACCGGGTAGTGGAGATATATACAGCATAATCAAGGCAAGGGATGAGCTCAGTTAGCACGTAAGCAAATTATTATTCTGAGATCGCCTAATTTTCGTGAGTAATTTCATGGAACCAATAAAAGTTGTGATTATTACCGGAATGTCCGGGTCAGGGAAAACCACTGCACTTAGAGCGCTCGAGGACATAGGTTTTTTCTGTGTTGATAACCTGCCTGTCGTTTTGCTACCCCGTTTTATCCAAATTCAGTCCGAAGCTGTTGATCGGATCTCCCGCTTAGCTGTTGTAATGGATCTTAGGGAGCGCCGTTTTCTGGAGAAGTATCCAGGGATATTCAAAAAATTGAAAGAGAAAGGTTATGGTGTTGAAATTCTCTTTCTTGATGCTAGCGACGATGCACTTATCCACCGGTTCAACGAGACGAGGCGTCTACACCCTCTTTGTAGAGGTTCTGTTGTAAAAGGTATCAGAATAGAACGGGAGAAACTTGCTTCTCTGAAAGAGATTGCAGATAAGTTGATCGATACCACTTCTTTCAATACACATCAACTGAAAGATGTTGTTCAGAGGATTTTCAGCGATGAGAAAAGCAGACGTCCTTTCTTTGTTAATATTGTTTCCTTCGGATATCGTTTTGGTATTCCCTCTGATGCGGATATAATCTTTGATGTCCGTTTTCTGCCAAATCCTTTTTTTGTTGAAGAACTACGGAATTTTGATGGTCACGATAGTAGAGTGAGGGAATTCGTTATGGAATCTGAAGACGCAAAGGTATTTATCGGAAAGTTGTTCGATATGATGTCTTATCTGATGCCACTCTATGAGAAGGAAGGCAAGATGAGAATCACGATCGCCCTGGGATGCACCGGTGGAAAGCATCGTTCAGTCGTTATAGCAAACGAGCTTTTCTCTTACTTCTCAGAGCAGAATTACGAAGTTGCGGTAAATCACCGCGATATTAGCAAAAGCTAGCAGCGTTCTTTTTTTGATCTTGCTATTAACGTTGTCCTCTATCCAATGAGGGTTCCACCAATCCTTAGGATCAACTACATGTCCCATAGATTAGTTGCGAATAGTTTGATGATCGCCTCATACCAACCGTGGGGTTCTATTTTCCCCTCTTATACTTTAGGCTGTTGGCCGCTTCCACAGGAGCAATGGTGCATAAGCAAGGTCGAACACTGAGATCTGTGTTTTTGCCGACCACATGCATAAGGTCACCGGTCTCCAAAATCTGCCATGGGGTAGATTATGTATCAGAAAATGTAGAATCCATTGTTATTTACGGAAGAAGATATACTTCGAAATTTAGGCACTTTTCTGGGAGGGCCATCCCGTGACTTAGTGGAGTAGTTTCAAGGATTCAGTAAGGTTCAGATGAAGTGCTCTCGTTACCCGTCGAATCCTGTACATTAATTGATAATCTTTGGTTCCTCATTGTGGGTTTAGCGGGATCTAGATGGTTATGTACCATCCGATTATAGACACTGAGAAAAATAAACCGGTTACACATGGAACTACTATTTTGGTGAATTGCTTTTTTTGGGTCATCGATGTTTTAATGAAAAATTTGGGGTGTGCAAGGTTTTTAGAAAGAGCTCTTGATATCTGGGGGTCTTCTTGTTACTATGAATTTTGTAACCATTTTTGGAGAAATAAAGAATGAATGCGAGAAAGAAAAATGTTTTACTTGGTATCTGTGGAGGGATCGCAGCTTACAAAGCGGCCGAATTAACCCGCTTGCTTTATCGTGAGGGTTTCAATGTCCGAGTTGTAATGACGAAAAATGCTAAGGAATTCATAACAGCTCTAACATTTCAAGTACTTTCTGGTAATCCTGTTTTGGATGACATGTTTGCAGGGGAGAGATCCGGCATTAATCATATTGCTCTTGCTGATTTTGCTGAACTTTTCGTTATTGCCCCTGCGACGGCGAATGTGATCGGAAAAATTGCCGCTGGTATCGCTGATGATCTCTTAACCACCACAGTGATGGCCGTTA
The genomic region above belongs to Syntrophales bacterium and contains:
- the lptB gene encoding LPS export ABC transporter ATP-binding protein, translated to MRSSECNGLLEARKLLKVYGGRKVVNGVSLRVAPGEVVGLLGPNGAGKTTTFYMIVGLVRPDEGTIILNGEDLSETPMYKRARKGLNYLPQEPSVFRKLTVEDNIMAILETLDLSREERRRRLKELLGELDLVGLAKNYAYSLSGGERRRVEITRALVTEPRFMLLDEPFAGIDPLAVSEIQRIIEKLKSRGIGVLISDHNVRETLAVCDRAYIIHEGTVLVEGEPDEIVRCERAKKIYFGDNFVLV
- the rpoN gene encoding RNA polymerase factor sigma-54 gives rise to the protein MVYELKQNLKLSQQLVMTPQLQQAIKLLQLSRLEIEQVILREMEENPVLEETPTEDEISEEAGLVDLGAVEKTDVVVSEKTREITGEGDGKDEFDWESYLEDFGPVGVAYEREEEERKAWDNFLTKSPSMLDHLMWQLRLSPFTEREMRIGAQIIGNLDPNGYLVVTVEEIAQQEGVGVDEVEEVLRKVQGFDPPGIAARDLKECLLIQAEALGIREGLVGRIIQEHLKDLETKNYAIIAKKLKVSVKAVLEAVSIISNMDPKPGRMFQEERVQTIIPDVFVIKSGDDFKIVLNEDGLPRLRISNYYRELMAGLIDNSPDAEKGKKYIKEKIQSATWLIKSIQQRQRTIYRVAESIVKFQREFFEKGIQYLKPLVLRDVASDVGMHESTISRVVTNKYMQTPFGVFEMKYFFSSGLPMSGGGPVASKSVMEEIRRIIGEEDPAKPLSDSEIAQTLKKRGVNIARRTVAKYREMMNILPSSKRKRITLR
- the raiA gene encoding ribosome-associated translation inhibitor RaiA — protein: MKISLTFKNIESEDWFRKYVEERLGKLSKYLGGPVDVHVVLSVEKFRNVAEINLSDDGLMFFAKEEAKEMVLAIDEAVEKIERQLKKHREKVRGYKVTNRNTLAEGLSSPDREMEGESRIVETRRIVLEPMSHEDAIMKLETSKNRFVVFRDASTEAVCVLYKRDDGHYMMIQTVG
- a CDS encoding PTS sugar transporter subunit IIA, with protein sequence MEIAEMLDRKCILDDMKAATKREVLYELSETLLSIAPDLDIDEVVNVLLEREKLGSTGIGDGIAIPHGKLSRLDRILLAFGRSKQGVDFNAMDGRPVRLFFLLLAPENSVGLHLKVLAKLSRMLKDESFRKELLSAPGSGDIYSIIKARDELS
- the rapZ gene encoding RNase adapter RapZ, with translation MEPIKVVIITGMSGSGKTTALRALEDIGFFCVDNLPVVLLPRFIQIQSEAVDRISRLAVVMDLRERRFLEKYPGIFKKLKEKGYGVEILFLDASDDALIHRFNETRRLHPLCRGSVVKGIRIEREKLASLKEIADKLIDTTSFNTHQLKDVVQRIFSDEKSRRPFFVNIVSFGYRFGIPSDADIIFDVRFLPNPFFVEELRNFDGHDSRVREFVMESEDAKVFIGKLFDMMSYLMPLYEKEGKMRITIALGCTGGKHRSVVIANELFSYFSEQNYEVAVNHRDISKS